In the genome of Gemmatimonas sp., one region contains:
- a CDS encoding glycosyltransferase family 2 protein has product MTHLPGMNPLATCVVLCRNEASYIERCVMSLVNNRLHYPQLEILVVDGLSDDGTREIVQRLADTVPDLRLVDNVRRTTPAAFNTGILAARGSIILPIGAHATYPPHYCATLIAALQEHGADNVGGHCRTIPANGSGTARGIALALGHPLGVGNALFRLRPTTPRWADTVPFGCYRRELFDRIGLFDEELLRNQDDEFNHRLRRAGGRILLVPDVEVDYVARGSFGQLRRMFWQYGVYKPLAAAKVGSLPTVRQLVPPAFVLSLLGLAVLALLPRWPAWPLMTLVVVYALAIGSQALRLVARNGAGAAAGFALAVPVMHVMYGAGWLYGALRLLLRGGVHQPRVDLGLSR; this is encoded by the coding sequence ATGACGCACCTTCCCGGCATGAACCCGTTGGCCACTTGTGTGGTGCTCTGCCGTAACGAGGCATCGTACATCGAGCGCTGTGTCATGTCCCTCGTGAACAACCGGCTGCACTACCCCCAGCTGGAGATTCTGGTGGTGGACGGCCTGAGCGACGATGGGACGCGCGAGATCGTGCAGCGGCTGGCGGACACCGTACCCGACCTGCGACTGGTGGACAACGTGCGACGAACGACGCCGGCGGCCTTCAACACGGGCATATTGGCGGCGCGGGGCAGCATCATCCTGCCCATTGGTGCCCACGCCACATATCCACCGCACTACTGCGCCACGCTCATCGCTGCCCTGCAGGAGCACGGGGCCGACAACGTTGGGGGGCACTGCCGCACCATCCCCGCCAATGGCAGCGGGACCGCGCGCGGCATCGCGCTCGCGCTGGGTCATCCGCTGGGGGTGGGGAACGCGCTCTTCCGTCTCAGGCCGACCACACCACGCTGGGCGGACACCGTCCCCTTCGGCTGCTACCGGCGGGAGCTCTTCGATCGCATTGGCCTGTTCGACGAGGAACTGCTGCGGAATCAGGACGACGAGTTCAATCATCGCCTGCGTCGCGCGGGCGGGCGTATCCTGCTCGTTCCCGACGTTGAAGTGGACTACGTGGCGCGCGGGAGCTTTGGCCAGCTTCGCCGCATGTTCTGGCAGTACGGTGTGTACAAGCCGCTCGCTGCGGCGAAGGTGGGGAGCCTGCCGACCGTGCGTCAGCTGGTGCCACCGGCGTTCGTGCTGTCGCTGCTCGGGCTCGCGGTGCTGGCCCTGCTCCCACGGTGGCCGGCGTGGCCGCTGATGACGCTCGTGGTGGTCTATGCGCTGGCCATCGGGTCGCAGGCGCTGCGCCTGGTGGCGCGTAACGGCGCGGGCGCTGCAGCGGGCTTTGCCCTGGCCGTGCCGGTGATGCACGTCATGTATGGGGCGGGGTGGCTGTACGGTGCCTTGCGCCTGCTGCTGCGCGGCGGCGTGCATCAGCCACGCGTCGATCTCGGGCTCAGTCGATGA
- a CDS encoding glycosyltransferase family 4 protein codes for MIRHALPRLLFVGAHPRSAGSNIAASRELAQQLAQQEWTVDVVSSRATGVGRLVEQLAAAVRARRGATIVVLDVFGGRAFHWAHLVGKVCAARGIPYVAYLHGGGLPQIAERVPGALGALLQQARATVSPSTWLARTVASRWVAPQVIPNGIELSRYRWRQRAQTGAHMLWVRALHPIYRPELAVQVVQLLHAQGIPATLTMVGPDKHGMHGTLTALIAKLGLARHIHLVGAVGKAEIPGWMDKADLLLNTTDVDNAPVSLVEAMACGLPVVTTNAGGIPDLLATYHGPAPVPCGSAEALAGAVALLLQQPDAVAAASVSGREIAQAYDWPMVHARWSTLLREIAAPSA; via the coding sequence GTGATACGACACGCACTGCCTCGGCTGCTTTTCGTGGGCGCCCACCCTCGCTCCGCCGGCAGCAACATCGCCGCGTCACGAGAGCTCGCCCAGCAATTGGCGCAGCAGGAGTGGACGGTGGATGTGGTGTCGAGCCGGGCAACGGGTGTGGGCCGCCTCGTGGAACAGCTGGCAGCCGCCGTGCGTGCGCGCCGGGGCGCCACCATCGTGGTGCTCGATGTCTTTGGCGGGCGTGCGTTTCACTGGGCACACCTTGTGGGCAAGGTGTGCGCGGCGCGAGGGATCCCGTATGTCGCCTATCTGCACGGCGGGGGGCTGCCCCAGATCGCCGAGCGTGTGCCCGGTGCCCTCGGGGCCCTGTTGCAGCAGGCGCGCGCCACCGTTTCTCCCTCGACATGGCTGGCCCGTACGGTGGCCAGCCGGTGGGTTGCGCCACAGGTGATCCCCAACGGCATCGAACTCAGCAGGTACCGCTGGCGGCAGCGTGCACAGACCGGTGCCCACATGCTCTGGGTGCGTGCGCTGCATCCCATCTACCGGCCGGAGCTGGCGGTGCAGGTGGTACAGCTACTCCATGCGCAGGGCATTCCCGCCACGCTCACCATGGTCGGACCGGACAAGCACGGCATGCACGGTACACTGACGGCCCTCATCGCCAAGTTGGGACTGGCCCGGCACATTCACCTGGTCGGTGCGGTGGGCAAGGCAGAGATCCCCGGTTGGATGGACAAGGCCGACCTACTCCTCAACACCACCGACGTGGACAACGCGCCGGTGTCCCTCGTGGAGGCGATGGCCTGCGGGCTCCCGGTGGTGACCACGAACGCCGGCGGCATTCCCGACCTGCTTGCCACGTATCATGGTCCGGCGCCGGTGCCCTGTGGATCGGCGGAGGCCCTGGCTGGCGCGGTCGCGTTACTGCTGCAGCAGCCCGATGCTGTCGCCGCCGCGTCCGTGTCGGGTCGGGAAATTGCCCAGGCGTACGACTGGCCCATGGTGCATGCACGCTGGTCCACCCTGCTGCGCGAGATTGCCGCGCCCTCCGCATGA
- a CDS encoding GNAT family N-acetyltransferase, with product MQQMEPPNATMAVRLMQEADLEAVAQLHISAFPEQLMSRLGVDVVRAYYAWQLRCGATARAFRAAVVGDRNGLAGFVIGGRYHGATSGFVKAYAGTLLLALARNPQLLGDRRVLAKLRAVTCAVVGVWFRRVAPSRPGPAHEPSFGVLALAVAPNRHGSGVAAQLMQELEGAAMAAGFRAMNLHVNTDNPRAIAFYEKRGWQRDGAHPWTGNMRLPLEHRP from the coding sequence ATGCAGCAGATGGAGCCCCCCAACGCCACCATGGCCGTGCGGCTCATGCAGGAGGCCGATCTGGAGGCCGTTGCCCAGCTGCACATCAGCGCCTTCCCCGAGCAGCTGATGAGCCGCCTGGGCGTTGATGTGGTGCGTGCCTACTACGCGTGGCAGCTGCGCTGCGGGGCCACGGCACGTGCCTTTCGGGCGGCGGTGGTGGGCGACCGGAATGGGCTGGCCGGATTCGTGATTGGCGGGCGCTATCACGGCGCCACCTCCGGCTTTGTGAAGGCGTACGCCGGTACCCTGTTGCTGGCGCTCGCCAGAAACCCGCAACTGCTGGGCGATCGTCGGGTGCTGGCGAAGCTGCGGGCCGTCACGTGCGCCGTCGTTGGCGTCTGGTTTCGGCGCGTGGCCCCCTCCCGGCCCGGACCAGCGCACGAACCCAGTTTCGGCGTGCTGGCCCTCGCCGTTGCACCAAATAGACACGGGAGCGGGGTGGCCGCGCAGCTTATGCAGGAATTGGAGGGCGCCGCCATGGCCGCTGGTTTCCGCGCCATGAACCTGCACGTGAACACCGACAACCCGCGCGCCATCGCCTTCTACGAAAAGCGCGGCTGGCAACGCGATGGCGCACATCCGTGGACCGGCAACATGCGCCTCCCGTTGGAGCACCGGCCGTGA
- a CDS encoding glycosyltransferase family 4 protein, whose product MSRLVLVVPAFPQLSETFIASKVAGLLERGWDVHVVCRDLLPENAHRFGASVQRMFAEGRVHAEPRLERTPVGALRAATAVAGAAAAAPWRTASHWRRALRAPRPGTPTSCILDSPLVRLAPSLVHFEFGTLALGRAHTLVANDMPYSLSFRGYDVNFHRLRDGAIYGDVCRGARGVHVLGEDIKRRAIARGCPPDARFAVIPPAIDVDFFCPGDEVRPVHTGTRRLRILAVGRLEWKKGYEHAIEAIRQLVARGWDVEYRIVGDGGHVVAISVAVDQAGLGDRVTLLGKLGREAVRDELRAADLFLHAAVSEGFCNAVLEAQAVGCPVVVTNADGLAENVAHGETGLVVPTYDAPALANAMEELLRDAPRRGRMGQEGRARVASNFRIERQIDRWEQFYGELGLSPLAR is encoded by the coding sequence TTGAGCAGGCTCGTGCTGGTGGTGCCCGCGTTTCCGCAGCTCTCCGAGACCTTCATTGCCTCGAAGGTGGCGGGGCTGCTGGAGCGTGGGTGGGATGTGCATGTGGTCTGCCGTGATTTGCTCCCGGAAAATGCCCACCGCTTCGGTGCGTCCGTTCAGCGCATGTTCGCGGAGGGACGCGTGCACGCCGAGCCGCGTCTCGAACGCACGCCTGTGGGAGCGTTGCGCGCTGCCACGGCCGTAGCCGGTGCGGCGGCGGCAGCGCCGTGGCGTACGGCCAGTCACTGGCGGCGGGCACTGCGGGCACCGAGGCCCGGTACTCCCACCAGCTGCATTCTCGACAGCCCGCTGGTGCGACTCGCACCCTCGCTCGTGCACTTCGAGTTCGGCACGCTGGCGCTTGGGCGGGCGCACACGCTCGTGGCCAACGACATGCCGTACTCGCTCAGCTTTCGCGGCTACGACGTGAACTTCCATCGCTTGCGTGACGGCGCCATTTATGGCGACGTGTGCCGTGGCGCACGGGGGGTGCATGTGCTTGGTGAAGACATAAAGAGGCGCGCCATCGCCCGCGGGTGCCCCCCCGATGCGCGCTTTGCTGTTATCCCGCCCGCCATCGACGTGGACTTCTTCTGCCCAGGTGATGAGGTACGCCCGGTGCATACGGGCACGCGTCGCTTGCGCATCCTCGCTGTGGGGCGCCTCGAGTGGAAAAAGGGCTACGAGCATGCCATTGAAGCGATTCGCCAGTTGGTTGCTCGCGGCTGGGATGTGGAGTATCGCATCGTTGGCGATGGCGGCCACGTTGTCGCCATCAGCGTGGCGGTAGATCAGGCGGGGTTGGGCGACCGGGTCACGTTGCTCGGCAAGCTCGGCCGCGAGGCGGTACGCGACGAACTGCGTGCGGCCGACCTGTTTCTGCACGCGGCGGTGTCGGAGGGGTTCTGCAACGCGGTCCTCGAGGCGCAGGCTGTGGGGTGCCCGGTGGTGGTGACCAATGCCGACGGGTTGGCCGAAAACGTGGCGCACGGGGAAACGGGGCTGGTGGTGCCGACGTACGACGCGCCTGCCCTGGCTAACGCCATGGAGGAACTGCTGCGTGATGCCCCGCGTCGTGGCCGCATGGGCCAGGAGGGGAGGGCGCGCGTCGCCAGCAACTTCCGCATCGAGCGACAGATCGATCGATGGGAACAGTTCTACGGGGAGCTTGGGCTCTCCCCGTTGGCTCGCTGA
- a CDS encoding glycosyltransferase family 4 protein → MIDVRYPPETFLDRKFTWLAREGVQLTVYSRTVSRTFRRDGVEWRPLLSATLGDVRRRALAYLRALVGGAAVVRADHLSGIPRAIARMLTLRALANVQVIHFEWVLSADSFRALRNGTTAAVTVSLRGSQLKTAPKDPRRQSLAQSIAQTLAAARLVHCVSADICRAAGAFGLDAAKSRIIRPAVAPESYAHARPQRTGTPLRLVSVGSLIWHKGYEFAIVAVAQAVRAGVKVHYRIVGDGDERERLQFAIRELGLEGVVTLEGAIPSRDVAGILVESDAILLASIDEGIANAVLEGMASGLPAIVTDAGGMREAVADGIEGFVVAVRDPAAMANAIVCIARDRSLAGRMGKAARERVEREFSLSQQAKSWKRFYEEAAVAG, encoded by the coding sequence GTGATTGACGTTCGCTACCCTCCGGAAACCTTTCTCGACCGCAAGTTCACCTGGTTGGCTCGGGAAGGCGTGCAGCTTACGGTCTACTCGCGCACCGTGAGTCGCACCTTTCGCCGCGATGGCGTGGAGTGGCGGCCTCTCCTGTCGGCGACACTGGGCGACGTACGTCGGCGCGCGTTGGCGTATCTGCGCGCCCTCGTGGGCGGTGCGGCAGTGGTGCGGGCCGACCACCTGTCGGGTATTCCTCGGGCCATAGCGCGAATGTTGACTCTCCGTGCGCTGGCCAACGTTCAGGTCATCCACTTCGAGTGGGTGTTGAGCGCCGATTCATTCCGAGCGCTGCGGAACGGAACCACGGCTGCAGTCACGGTGAGCCTGCGGGGGTCGCAGCTCAAGACTGCGCCTAAGGATCCACGAAGGCAGTCGCTGGCGCAGTCGATCGCGCAAACTCTTGCAGCCGCGCGGTTGGTACACTGTGTGTCGGCGGATATCTGCCGCGCTGCTGGTGCATTCGGTCTCGATGCAGCCAAGTCGCGCATCATTCGACCGGCCGTGGCCCCCGAGAGCTATGCGCACGCACGGCCACAGCGGACGGGAACTCCGTTGCGCCTGGTGTCCGTCGGATCGCTGATCTGGCACAAGGGGTACGAGTTCGCAATCGTGGCCGTTGCACAGGCGGTTCGTGCTGGGGTGAAGGTGCACTACCGCATTGTGGGTGACGGAGACGAACGGGAGCGGCTGCAGTTCGCCATCCGCGAGCTTGGGCTTGAGGGGGTCGTCACGCTGGAGGGGGCGATACCCTCCCGCGATGTAGCGGGCATTCTTGTCGAGAGCGATGCCATCCTCCTGGCCAGTATCGACGAAGGCATTGCGAACGCCGTGCTGGAAGGCATGGCCAGCGGCCTGCCGGCCATCGTGACCGACGCCGGCGGCATGCGCGAAGCGGTAGCCGATGGGATAGAAGGGTTCGTGGTGGCGGTACGTGACCCGGCGGCCATGGCAAACGCCATTGTATGCATTGCGCGCGACCGCTCACTTGCCGGTCGCATGGGCAAGGCCGCGCGTGAGCGTGTCGAGCGGGAGTTCTCGCTGTCGCAGCAGGCTAAAAGCTGGAAGCGCTTCTACGAGGAAGCGGCGGTGGCAGGTTGA
- a CDS encoding ABC transporter ATP-binding protein — protein MTSANLSAHTQGDQRVGVRAELARLSKVLPPGRKRLWGMLALLVIRSAFELVGVGAVAPFLKVATDPTVIQEVDALAWLYRVGGFTSPMAFTTALGVCVVVSLALGNVLAVVAARQSTAYSWDVVLYLSRRLLRGYLARPYAYHTTVHSAQVHRTVMQESQQVGAGVVGPLLTLAGQSLVVVAVVALLLASDLVVSSILLTVIGGVFAITHAAAKKRTAASGEERLRANRVRNKVASEALSGIRELKVLQQEELPLARFRESDSTIRRGAVLANTLPLVPRYLVEVLLVGSMIVALLVVRSGGQAPASLLPTLSLYLFAGIRLLPAMQNVFGAITAYRTNRSTIDEVLAALEDGAEAQQHEQEPLEALPFGREVVVRDLCFRYEGQQRPALDGVSFRIPRGSSLGVIGSSGSGKSTLADILLGLQWPERGAVCVDGQPLGLHNIRAWRPQVGYVSQAVFITDESLLANIAFGEPPETVDRARALEVARLAQLQELLNTLPQGLDTVVGERGVRLSGGQRQRIGIARALYRHPPLLILDEATSALDGVTEQLVMADIQRQRQDQTLMVIAHRLATIRHCDQILLLNEGRVAEIGSWEELEQRSALFRQLATAAAMSGAPQSSNEPIGSEVTS, from the coding sequence GTGACCTCAGCAAATCTGTCCGCACACACGCAGGGCGACCAGAGGGTGGGGGTGCGCGCCGAACTGGCGCGACTGTCCAAGGTGCTCCCCCCCGGCCGCAAGCGACTGTGGGGCATGCTGGCGCTGCTCGTGATCCGCAGCGCCTTCGAGCTGGTGGGCGTCGGCGCGGTGGCTCCGTTCCTGAAGGTGGCTACTGACCCGACGGTCATTCAGGAGGTGGATGCGCTGGCGTGGCTCTATCGCGTCGGCGGCTTCACGTCGCCCATGGCGTTCACCACGGCGCTCGGGGTGTGTGTGGTCGTTTCGCTGGCGCTGGGGAACGTGCTGGCCGTTGTTGCGGCGCGACAGTCGACCGCCTACAGCTGGGACGTGGTGCTGTACCTCTCGCGGCGGCTGCTGCGCGGCTATCTCGCCAGGCCGTACGCCTATCACACCACCGTGCACTCGGCGCAGGTGCACCGCACCGTCATGCAGGAGAGCCAGCAGGTGGGCGCCGGTGTGGTAGGGCCGCTGCTCACGCTCGCCGGTCAGTCGCTGGTGGTGGTGGCGGTGGTGGCGCTGCTGCTGGCCAGCGATCTGGTGGTGTCCAGCATCCTGCTCACCGTCATCGGCGGCGTCTTTGCCATCACGCACGCGGCCGCCAAGAAACGGACCGCCGCGTCGGGTGAAGAGCGCCTCCGGGCCAATCGCGTGCGCAACAAGGTGGCCAGCGAGGCGCTGTCGGGTATTCGCGAACTCAAGGTGTTGCAGCAGGAGGAGCTCCCGCTGGCGCGCTTCCGCGAGTCGGACAGCACCATCCGTCGTGGTGCCGTACTGGCGAACACCCTGCCCCTGGTACCGCGTTATCTGGTGGAGGTACTGCTGGTTGGCAGCATGATCGTGGCGCTTCTGGTAGTACGCTCGGGTGGCCAGGCACCCGCGTCACTGCTCCCCACGCTCAGCCTGTACCTGTTTGCCGGCATTCGCCTGCTGCCGGCCATGCAGAATGTGTTCGGCGCCATCACCGCGTACCGCACCAATCGTTCAACGATTGACGAAGTGCTTGCCGCGCTTGAGGATGGCGCCGAGGCGCAGCAACACGAACAGGAACCACTCGAGGCACTACCTTTTGGACGCGAAGTGGTGGTGCGCGATCTGTGCTTCCGGTACGAGGGGCAGCAGCGCCCCGCGCTGGATGGCGTGTCGTTCCGCATCCCCAGGGGGAGCTCGCTGGGGGTGATCGGCTCGTCGGGGTCGGGGAAGAGCACGCTCGCTGATATCCTGCTTGGCCTGCAATGGCCCGAGCGCGGCGCGGTGTGCGTGGACGGTCAACCATTGGGGCTGCACAACATCAGAGCATGGCGCCCGCAGGTGGGCTACGTATCGCAGGCAGTGTTCATCACCGACGAATCGCTACTGGCCAACATTGCTTTTGGCGAGCCACCCGAGACTGTCGACCGTGCCCGCGCTCTGGAGGTGGCCAGGCTGGCGCAGTTGCAGGAGTTGCTGAACACGCTGCCGCAGGGACTCGATACGGTGGTAGGGGAGCGTGGGGTGCGCCTGAGCGGTGGCCAGCGGCAGCGCATTGGCATTGCGCGCGCGTTGTACAGGCACCCGCCACTGCTCATTCTGGATGAAGCCACCAGCGCCCTCGACGGGGTGACCGAGCAGTTGGTAATGGCCGACATTCAGCGCCAACGGCAAGACCAGACGCTGATGGTCATTGCCCACAGGCTGGCCACCATTCGTCACTGCGACCAGATCCTGCTGCTCAACGAGGGGCGCGTGGCGGAGATTGGTAGCTGGGAGGAGCTGGAGCAGCGCAGTGCCCTGTTTCGGCAACTCGCCACCGCCGCCGCCATGTCTGGAGCGCCGCAGAGCAGCAACGAACCGATTGGCAGTGAGGTTACTTCGTGA
- a CDS encoding DegT/DnrJ/EryC1/StrS family aminotransferase, with product MTPLDIPVRDTFLPFSPPSVGPEEIAEVVAALQSDWITTGPRTQEFARAFADSVGAPAALALNSCTAGLHVALATLGIGAGDEVITTPMTFCSSANVIVHVGATPVLVDVEPDTLNICPNEVARRITPRTRAIIAVHYAGHPAELTALRALANQHGLTLIEDAAHAYPAAYRGTPIGGGSNPVAFSFYATKNLTTGEGGMLTGDAEFLDRARIVSLHGMSRDAWKRYTKGGSWHYDVVLPGFKYNMTDLAAALGLVQLRRMDDMQRRRQEVVNMYMAGFAELAAEGLLELPVHRPHVDHAWHLFVLRLRPDRLRIGRDAFITAMTEQNIATSVHFIPVHLHPYYRDRYGFAPTDFPVANDAYSRMLSLPLHPRLSDGDVADVVAAVHRIVRANRL from the coding sequence ATGACCCCGTTGGATATTCCCGTGCGCGACACCTTCCTCCCCTTCTCGCCGCCGTCCGTTGGCCCCGAGGAGATTGCCGAAGTGGTCGCCGCCCTGCAGTCCGACTGGATCACCACCGGGCCCCGCACGCAGGAGTTCGCACGCGCCTTCGCCGACAGCGTGGGCGCCCCCGCGGCACTCGCCCTCAACTCCTGCACCGCCGGCCTGCACGTGGCGCTCGCCACGCTGGGCATTGGCGCGGGTGACGAGGTCATCACCACCCCCATGACGTTCTGCTCCAGCGCCAACGTCATCGTGCATGTGGGCGCCACACCCGTACTGGTCGATGTGGAGCCCGACACGCTCAACATCTGCCCCAACGAAGTCGCCCGGCGCATCACCCCGCGCACTCGCGCCATCATTGCCGTGCACTACGCCGGCCACCCCGCCGAACTCACCGCCCTGCGCGCGCTGGCCAACCAGCACGGCCTCACGCTCATCGAAGACGCCGCGCACGCCTACCCCGCCGCCTACCGCGGCACCCCCATTGGCGGTGGCAGCAACCCGGTGGCCTTCAGCTTCTACGCCACCAAGAACCTCACCACCGGCGAAGGGGGCATGCTCACCGGCGACGCGGAATTCCTCGACCGAGCCCGCATCGTGAGCCTGCACGGCATGTCGCGCGACGCCTGGAAGCGCTACACCAAGGGGGGCAGCTGGCACTACGACGTGGTGCTGCCGGGCTTCAAGTACAACATGACCGACCTGGCCGCCGCCCTGGGACTCGTGCAGCTGCGGCGCATGGACGACATGCAACGCCGCCGGCAGGAGGTCGTGAACATGTACATGGCCGGTTTCGCCGAGCTGGCGGCCGAAGGGCTGCTGGAGCTGCCGGTACACCGCCCGCATGTGGACCACGCCTGGCACCTGTTCGTGCTGCGGCTGCGCCCCGACCGGCTGCGCATTGGCCGCGACGCGTTCATCACCGCCATGACCGAGCAGAACATCGCCACCAGTGTGCACTTCATTCCCGTGCACCTGCACCCCTACTACCGCGACCGGTACGGCTTCGCCCCCACCGATTTCCCCGTGGCCAACGATGCCTACTCGCGCATGCTGAGCCTGCCGCTGCACCCGCGCCTGAGCGATGGCGACGTGGCCGATGTCGTGGCGGCCGTGCACCGCATCGTGCGCGCCAACCGGCTGTGA
- a CDS encoding sugar transferase: MTPAKRAFDVVASLTGSLLLLPLCAVIALAIRRDGGPVFFRQRRVGRHGREFLMWKFRSMVVRAEQTGPQLTAHGDPRITRVGHWLRKAKLDELPQLLNVLAGDMSLVGPRPEVPRYVALYTPAQRAVLALTPGITDPASLHYVDESALLAEASDPEALYVNTLMPDKIARNLAYAQQATLASDVAVIVRTLLAAAGVGRR, encoded by the coding sequence GTGACCCCGGCCAAGCGCGCCTTCGATGTCGTGGCGTCGCTGACCGGGTCACTGCTGCTGCTCCCGCTGTGCGCCGTCATTGCGCTGGCCATACGCCGCGACGGTGGCCCGGTGTTCTTCAGGCAGCGTCGCGTGGGGCGCCACGGCCGCGAGTTCCTCATGTGGAAGTTTCGCAGCATGGTGGTGCGCGCCGAGCAGACAGGGCCGCAACTCACCGCCCACGGCGACCCGCGCATCACGCGCGTGGGGCACTGGCTGCGCAAGGCCAAGCTGGATGAGCTGCCTCAGCTGCTGAACGTGCTGGCCGGCGACATGTCGCTGGTGGGCCCCCGCCCGGAAGTGCCCCGCTATGTGGCGCTGTACACGCCGGCGCAGCGCGCCGTGCTGGCGCTCACCCCGGGCATTACCGACCCGGCCTCGCTGCACTACGTGGACGAGTCGGCGCTGCTGGCCGAGGCCAGCGACCCCGAGGCGCTGTACGTGAACACGCTCATGCCCGACAAGATTGCCCGCAACCTGGCGTACGCGCAGCAGGCCACGCTGGCGAGCGATGTGGCCGTCATTGTGCGCACGCTGCTGGCCGCCGCCGGGGTGGGGCGACGCTGA